In a single window of the Candidatus Kaiserbacteria bacterium genome:
- a CDS encoding trypsin-like peptidase domain-containing protein, which yields MVVLTFLQNIVVSVLVGYLSITNTLAGHIESFFESPQREEVLAEAETTLTKDVLTEIAPTGDSFRGAIPKILLEHAEYQRAAVLASKQDENMPTSIGDVPLEEAIENALVNIYCQYKTDEYIRTTTGTGFFINQKGVILTNAHVAQFLLLKEIKGVTDDIECVIRSGNPASPKYVAELLYISPTWVFKNSEVVVDESPRGTGERDYALLYIAKSTNGTPLPIRFPTLPIDTTLLSRETEGLEVFTAGYPAEELMRRGADAELYPVLAPTQINALYTFGSNYADLFSISASPVGEHGASGGPIVNVWSQRAIGLIVTKGDIAEGEKSLRALTLSYVDRTIIEETGFSLSQNMQGDIAYRGLIFNKAMAPFLSDILMDELQGE from the coding sequence AGTATTACAAATACCCTCGCTGGGCATATTGAATCATTTTTTGAGTCTCCTCAAAGAGAGGAAGTTTTGGCGGAGGCAGAAACGACTCTCACAAAGGACGTCCTCACCGAAATTGCCCCTACCGGGGACTCATTTAGGGGAGCAATTCCAAAAATCCTTCTCGAACATGCCGAGTACCAGCGTGCTGCCGTCCTCGCGAGTAAACAAGACGAAAATATGCCCACATCTATTGGCGATGTACCTCTTGAGGAAGCAATAGAAAATGCACTTGTGAATATTTATTGTCAGTATAAAACTGATGAATACATTCGCACTACCACGGGTACTGGCTTTTTCATCAATCAAAAAGGAGTTATTCTGACCAATGCCCATGTAGCACAGTTTCTACTTCTCAAAGAAATTAAGGGGGTTACTGACGATATTGAGTGTGTCATTCGTTCAGGGAATCCCGCCTCGCCAAAATACGTGGCAGAACTTTTATATATTTCACCCACCTGGGTATTTAAAAATTCTGAAGTGGTCGTGGATGAATCTCCGCGTGGTACGGGCGAGCGTGATTATGCACTTTTATATATAGCAAAAAGCACTAACGGCACTCCCCTTCCCATCCGCTTCCCTACCCTTCCTATAGACACTACGCTTCTCTCACGAGAGACCGAAGGTCTCGAGGTATTCACTGCAGGATATCCTGCAGAAGAACTCATGCGTCGGGGCGCAGATGCAGAACTGTATCCCGTCCTTGCTCCTACGCAAATTAATGCACTCTACACCTTCGGAAGTAACTATGCAGACCTCTTTTCAATCTCAGCATCTCCTGTAGGGGAGCATGGGGCCTCAGGTGGACCCATTGTGAATGTATGGAGTCAACGTGCGATTGGGCTTATCGTCACCAAAGGTGATATTGCTGAGGGAGAAAAAAGTCTTCGGGCACTTACCCTTTCCTACGTCGATCGTACCATCATAGAAGAAACGGGCTTTTCTCTCTCACAAAACATGCAAGGAGATATTGCCTATCGTGGACTCATTTTTAACAAAGCAATGGCACCTTTTCTGTCAGATATTTTAATGGATGAATTGCAAGGAGAATAA